From Zingiber officinale cultivar Zhangliang chromosome 5B, Zo_v1.1, whole genome shotgun sequence, the proteins below share one genomic window:
- the LOC121987052 gene encoding protein FAR-RED IMPAIRED RESPONSE 1-like, whose translation MTYQYKKPSSTDPKGKNLLIEEKVIEDTTIISDLMYEASDEVIYGDSHETLVVYKSLLTPKGNLGDDLLRTNIFHTTCTITDNVYKMIIDNNSCENALDAAFTHYDAEQHKHSTKNGAKPNGYKIVMEQELLIEGDVQVLGDSSSSNTVDAPQVGMYFSSEEEVRAFYKSYAQGLGFGISKLGSKKGDDGQIKYFSFGCSKNGKTVPRVKNSFYPRACSKTDCKAKINITVQNDELCVITSIQLEHNHALSPRKSRHFRCNKVLDSQTKRKLELNDQAGITLSKSFQSFVVEAGGYENLSFDERKCRNYVAEARRLRLGNGDAEALNNYFCRMQCRNSNFFYVIDVDEDSRIRNIFWADARCRAACDSFSDVVTFDTTYLTNSYDMPFAPFVGVNHHGESILLGCGLISKEDSETFIWLFKSWLACIRGRAPRAIITDQCKAMEIAILEVFPDSHHRLCLWHIMKKLPAKFSSHADYKLIKRNLKNIVYNSLASTECDSNWKKFIKEFNLEKNDWLNSLYEIRHKWMPVYVKDKFWAGMSTSQRSESMNAFFDDYVHSKTTLKQFVEQYDNALKSKIEKEDNSDFASFNSIIPIIGGNPIEKQFQSVYTNKIFKLFQNELRGLMFCNTSFMKEEGSTLFFEVMETVYGKDGTTPKEISFWVQYSELQCEMKCLCRLFEFRGIVCRHLLSVLVKRKVTTVPENYILERWRKDIKRGYQGITNIYDDSSQHAEERRRYNNLQPLLQEVGQLGSKNDERCFVLIGILKEAKKKFMDTNIGDSLDGIQDSNIIHEESRNESKKFHSPLKVRSRGRPPTKRKQSKIEQIEKRAKAKSRKKGSIIDRKQDDLSNIEEIDKSAESQRLFRLDKELLVPNDVVQTMERTRSFEKPIDLLQMHADLLKEGKSAKMNFD comes from the exons ATGACATACCAATACAAGAAGCCCTCTTCTACTGATCCGAAGGGTAAAAACTTGTTGATCGAGGAAAAAGTGATAGAAGATACAACAATAATTAGCGATCTGATGTATGAAGCATCTGATGAAGTGATTTATGGCGATAGCCATGAGACTTTGGTCGTTTATAAGAGTCTGCTGACTCCCAAAGGAAATTTGGGGGATGATTTATTGAGAACCAATATTTTTCATACTACCTGCACCATCACGGATAATGTTTACAAGATGATTATCGACAACAACAGTTGTGAGAAT GCTCTGGATGCCGCGTTTACTCATTACGATGCAGAACAACATAAGCATTCAACAAAAAATGGAGCCAAACCGAATG GTTATAAAATTGTTATGGAGCAAGAACTATTAATTGAGGGTGATGTGCAAGTGTTGGGTGATTCGTCAAGCTCAAATACAGTTGATGCTCCACAAGTTGGGATGTATTTTTCATCTGAAGAAGAAGTCCGTGCTTTTTACAAATCATATGCCCAAGGTCTTGGTTTTGGTATTTCAAAGTTGGGTTCCAAAAAAGGAGATGATGGTCAGATAAAGTATTTTTCATTCGGATGCTCTAAAAATGGTAAGACCGTTCCTAGAGTGAAAAATTCCTTTTATCCTAGAGCTTGTAGCAAAACAGATTGCAAAGCAAAGATTAATATTACAGTTCAGAATGATGAATTATGTGTCATTACTAGTATTCAACtagaacataatcatgcattaagtccaAGGAAGTCAAGACATTTTAGATGCAATAAAGTGTTAGATTCCCAAACTAAGAGGAAATTAGAGTTGAATGATCAAGCGGGAATAACTTTGAGTAAAAGTTTTCAATCATTTGTTGTTGAAGCTGGTGGTTATGAAAATTTATCGtttgatgagagaaagtgtagAAATTATGTGGCTGAAGCTCGGAGATTAAGGCTTGGGAATGGTGATGCAGAAGCCTTGAATAATTACTTTTGTCGTATGCAATGTAGAAATTCAAATTTCTTTTATGTAATTGATGTAGATGAAGATTCTCGCATAAGAAATATATTTTGGGCTGATGCAAGATGTAGGGCTGCATGTGATTCTTTTTCTGATGTCGTTACATTTGATACCACATATCTTACTAATAGTTATGATATGCCATTTGCTCCGTTTGTTGGAGTAAATCATCATGGTGAATCTATATTACTTGGTTGTGGTTTGATATCTAAAGAAGATTCAGAAACTTTCATTTGGTTATTTAAATCATGGTTGGCATGCATTAGAGGAAGAGCTCCACGAGCTATTATTACGGATCAATGCAAAGCCATGGAAATTGCAATTCTTGAGGTATTTCCGGACTCTCATCATCGGTTATGTCTTTGGCATATTATGAAAAAACTTCCAGCTAAGTTTAGTAGTCATGCCGATTATAAGTTGATAAAGAGAAACTTGAAGAATATTGTTTATAATTCTTTGGCATCTACAGAATGTGATAGCAACTGGAAAAAATTTATCAAAGAATTtaacttggagaaaaatgattggttgaaTTCTTTATATGAAATTCGTCATAAGTGGATGCCTGTGTATGTGAAAGATAAATTTTGGGCAGGGATGTCGACAAGTCAAAGAAGTGAAAGTATGAATGCTTTTTTTGATGATTATGTTCATTCAAAAACAACTTTGAAGCAGTTTGTTGAACAATATGACAATGCTTTGAAAAGCAAGATTGAAAAGGAAGATAATTCTGATTTTGCATCTTTTAATTCAATAATTCCGATTATCGGTGGCAATCCAATTGAAAAGCAGTTTCAAAGTGTTTACACTAACAAGATATTTAAGTTGTTTCAAAATGAACTACGAGGTTTGatgttttgtaatacttcattTATGAAGGAAGAAGGATCAACATTGTTTTTTGAGGTGATGGAAACTGTATATGGAAAAGATGGAACAACTCCAAAAGAGATTTCCTTTTGGGTACAATATAGTGAGTTACAATGTGAGATGAAGTGTTTGTGTCGTCTCTTTGAGTTTCGTGGAATTGTGTGTAGACATTTGCTTTCTGTTTTGGTAAAAAGAAAAGTCACTACAGTTCcagaaaattatattttggaaCGATGGCGCAAAGACATTAAACGTGGATATCAAGGAATCACTAATATTTATGATGATTCTTCTCAGCATGCAGAGGAAAGACGAAGATATAATAATCTTCAACCATTGTTACAGGAAGTGGGACAACTTGGGTCAAAAAATGATGAGAGATGTTTTGTTTTAATAGGGATATtaaaagaagcaaaaaaaaagTTTATGGATACCAATATTGGCGATTCATTGGATGGTATTCAGGATAGCAACATAATACATGAGGAATCAAGAAATGAGAGCAAAAAATTTCATAGCCCACTGAAAGTAAGGTCTCGTGGACGTCCACCCACGAAAAGAAAACAATCCAAAATTGAACAAATTgagaaaagggcaaaggcaaagtcTCGAAAAAAG GGTTCTATAATTGATAGAAAGCAAGATGACTTATCAAACATTGAAGAAATTGATAAATCTGCAG AGAGTCAGAGATTGTTTAGATTGGATAAAGAACTGTTGGTTCCTAATGATGTTGTTCAG ACAATGGAGAGAACAAGGTCTTTTGAGAAGCCTATTGATTTGTTACAAATGCATGCTGATTTGTTGAAG GAAGGCAAAAGTGCAAAGATGAATTTTGATTAA
- the LOC121986019 gene encoding VQ motif-containing protein 22-like produces the protein MDAASEASSSPAQWVPFGGGNEALPPSFDAATESTAVAVASSGGKVARPARRRTRVSRKAPVTLLNTDTANFRAMVQQFTGFPSGQQYGPSAHDAPPAAVMPPPTLHFPQPQLFLEQPQLQFPRFHHHQQQQFPKANEAFFQPNNSDPTTSSEMAELFLFGPGPAQPNIDSGNFRWH, from the coding sequence ATGGACGCAGCGAGCGAGGCGTCCTCGAGCCCCGCCCAGTGGGTCCCGTTCGGCGGGGGCAACGAGGCCCTGCCTCCTTCGTTCGACGCGGCGACGGAGTCCACGGCGGTGGCGGTCGCGTCGTCGGGCGGGAAGGTGGCGCGCCCGGCGAGGCGGCGGACGAGGGTGTCGAGGAAGGCGCCGGTGACGCTGCTCAACACCGACACCGCCAACTTCCGCGCGATGGTGCAGCAGTTCACCGGCTTCCCGTCCGGCCAGCAGTACGGGCCCAGCGCCCACGACGCGCCGCCGGCCGCCGTGATGCCTCCTCCGACTCTGCACTTCCCGCAGCCGCAGCTGTTCCTGGAGCAGCCGCAGCTCCAGTTCCCGCGTTTCCATCATCATCAGCAGCAGCAATTTCCGAAGGCGAACGAAGCATTTTTCCAGCCCAATAATTCCGACCCAACAACTAGTTCGGAGATGGCCGAGTTGTTCTTGTTCGGACCAGGACCGGCCCAGCCCAATATCGACAGCGGCAACTTCCGGTGGCATTAA
- the LOC121986018 gene encoding uncharacterized protein LOC121986018 gives MRNDMLSECKARNAQRMSQHCLRGEKKTINKKQSQTASTKSHGLKQQALNLIAASLLLHCRRSHRCLPPPPLSPLPCLLLSPPPATRRGSASPHGRGNRCLSLLLHCRFSFLLHLRRDAARLRPTPAGIAASPFSSTTAPPRPNATLTWSMWRGSRSEGRTKEQISMEASSSSATSLTRRCMNDEQGETPNISCYCGLRATLWTSWKETNPGRRFFSCPRFRDRGCGFFLWHDPELSERTKAIINHLKMDNKKLQMEISELKKNNSFKGAIDCNDLLEDVNNSVTIKLSDEICSLNRKFRVAIVVVVFTWIVMILRWLM, from the exons atgagaaatgATATGCTCAGCGAATGCAAAGCACGAAACGCTCAGCGAATGAGTCAGCACTGCTTACgtggagaaaaaaaaacaataaacaagaaacAGAGTCAAACAGCCAGCACTAAATCGCACGGACTCAAACAGCAAGCCCTAAATCTAATCGCtgcctccctcctcctccactgTCGCCGCTCCCATCGCtgcctccctcctcctccactgTCGCCGCTCCCGTGTCTTCTCCTTTCTCCTCCACCTGCAACGCGACGCGGCTCGGCTTCGCCCCACGGCCGCGGGAATCGCtgcctctcccttctcctccactgTCGCTTCTCCTTTCTCCTCCACCTGCGACGCGACGCGGCTCGGCTTCGCCCCACGCCCGCAGGAATCGCtgcctctcccttctcctccactACAGCTCCTCCACGCCCTAACGCCACACTAACTTGGTCGATGTGGAGAGGATCTCGTTCGGAGGGAAG GACAAAGGAACAAATATCCATGGAAGCCAGCTCTTCATCAGCAACATCTTTGACTCGAAGATGCATGAATGATGAACAAGGTGAAACTCCCAatatatcatgttattgtgggtTAAGAGCTACCCTCTGGACGTCATGGAAGGAAACTAATCCAGGAAGGCGCTTTTTTTCATGTCCAAGATTTAGA GATAGGGGATGCGGCTTCTTCTTATGGCATGACCCAGAATTGTCAGAGAGAACTAAGGCAATTATTAATCATTTGAAGATGGATAACAAAAAATTACAAATGGAGATTAGTGAattgaagaaaaataatagtttcaaGGGTGCAATTGATTGCAATGATCTCCTGGAGGATGTGAACAACTCTGTTACTATAAAGTTGAGTGATGAAATATGTTCACTGAATAGGAAGTTTAGAGTTGCTATCGTTGTAGTTGTCTTTACTTGGATTGTGATGATTTTGAGATGGTTGATGTAA